AATACAGGCGTCTTTTTTGGTCTTATCAGAAAAATTATAAATTCTAATGACATAAGCGCAAAGCTGTGTTTTCTAATTGCAAAGTTTTAAATGTCTTCTAGTATTACGCCATCAAATTGAATAAAAGATTCCTGCTATGGCAATAATGCTTATGTACAGCAAAGTAAGGAAGACTCATTGGGAGGGCAGAAGATGATTATAAACAAAGTAGAGATTTGTGGTGTAAATACAGCTAAACTCCCGGTACTTTCGGCGAATAAAATGCGAGAATTATTTGAAGTTATGCAAAACGGCGACGCTACAGTAAGAGAGCAACTGATATATGGAAATCTAAGGCTTGTTTTGAGCGTTATACAAAGGTTTAATAACAGAGGAGAGTATGTTGACGATTTATTTCAAGTTGGGTGTATTGGTTTAATGAAAGCCATCGATAATTTTGATCTATCGCAAAATGTTAAGTTCTCAACCTACGCCGTTCCTATGATTATCGGTGAAATAAGACGCTATCTGCGTGACAATAATCCAATCAGAGTCAGCCGCTCGATGCGTGATGTTGCTTATAAGGCGTTACAGGTTCGCGATTCGCTTGTAAGCAGGTACTCACGAGAGCCGTCTATTAATGAAATTGCCGAAGAGCTAAAGATTCCAAGGGAAGAAATAATATTTGCATTAGACGCAATACAGGAACCCATTTCGTTGTTTGAGCCAATTTATCATGACGGCGGTGATCCAATTTTTGTTATGGATCAAATAAGTGACGATAAGAACCTTGATTTTAATTGGCTCGAAGGAGTAGCTATCAAAGAAGCCTTGCGGAGACTAAGCGAGCGAGAAAAACATATTCTCACATTAAGATTCTTTGAAGGAAAAACCCAAATGGAAGTAGCCGAAGAAATTGGTATCTCGCAAGCGCAAGTCTCTAGGCTTGAAAAGGCTGCACTTGGTCATATGCGTAAATATATATAAATTAATCATGTGTAATAGGGGGACATATGAGGAGAAAAATATTTAAAGGGTTAGCTATTAGTATAGTTGTTTTTTTCATCGTCTCTGGCTGGATGCTATTAGCTTATAATCTGGACACCGAGCTGCCTATCGCACATAGTCAGCATAACATGATTAGGCTGCATGTTATAGCCAATAGCGACAGTGCTGAAGATCAGCTAGTTAAGCTTAAAGTCCGAGATGCTGTTGTAAGCTATCTGGCTCCATACTTAAAAGATGTTTCTGACGCTTATTTAGCCCGTCAAATAATCTCAGATAGACACGACGAGCTGATTGATGTAGCCCGGCGGGTTTTAGCAGCCAACGGGGTGAATTATCCGGTAAAAATTGAAGTCGGAATTTTTGATTTTCCCGTAAAGTCATATGGTGAGCTCACCCTGCCTGCCGGTAAATATGAGGCCGCTCGTGTGCTTTTAGGGAAAGCCGAAGGGGAAAATTGGTGGTGCATATTGTTTCCGCCATTGTGTTTTATAGATATGACCAATGCGGCGGCAATACCAAAAGGTGCTAGTAAAGATCAGGAGAAAAGTCCAGCTAGCATTGAATTTAGATGGAAAATTGCTGAAATGTGGTCGGCAAAGTCTTGATAAAACAGAATTCACATTTAGCTCTTGTCCCTCATATAATGTATGAATTAGAGCTGACAGGAGGAATTAGCATGTTGAAAACCTCTGATCTTAACAAGTCAGATTTGCAATAGTTAATACTCCTGCAGCCAGAATTCAAAATCATCCTCAAGTCTTGCAGCCATTATTTTGTAAGGTATGCGTTGCAGTATTAGCCGTTTGTGCTCTATTGAAGCAAATTTAAAGTAATCAGTCGGTGTAAATACCGGCTGATTTGTTATTTTTTGCTGTTCCAGCAGGTTGTTAATCTTTGCCGCGATTTCATCTTTATCTTTGCTAATTGTTTCAAGCTCAGTTTTAGCCGCTTGACTGTTCAATAAACCAAGACGATACCAATTTGTTATATCGGTCTGTTGATTTTGCAATTTCTGATAGGAATTTTTCAAAGCCTTAATTTCAATCTCATCATCATCTCTATTATTAATATAACCTAAAAATTTCTGATCCTTTGCAATAATACTTTCTAAGCTGTTCCAAACGAGTGCGTCCAAATCATTAGCGGGTATCCGCCGGCCTGAGCATTTAATATGATTATGCTTGTAACTTTTTGATTCCTTGGAAATACATGAATAATAGTAATAAGCTTTATCAGGTACGTTCTTGCGAGGCCCTTTTCGGGAGGAGGCCGTCATTTTTCGGCCGCAAACACCACAAATTAGTAAGCCTTTTAATAAATAATCATGTTTGGTATTACGTTTCGCTAAACGTTTGTTCATTTGAAGCTGCTGTTGGACTTTGTCCCAGAGATCTTTAGATACGATTGGAGGGATATTAATAGGAATCCATAAATCACGTGGGTTATTGACTATTTCCCGGGTATTCTGGCCGGTTTTTCGTACGCTTTGTTTAAAGAGATAATGATTTCCAAAATACATTTCCTTAGATAGAATACGGGAAATTGTTGAGACAGAAAGAGGCCTTTTATTACGACCTAAAATACCTTTACGGGCTAATTCTAACGCGATAGTTCTAGCACTCCAGCCATTATTAAGGCACATTCGATAGATAGCTTTAATTACTTGAGCCTCACGTTCGTTTATTATATACATGCTACTTTTCTTATCCCAGTCATAGCCAAAGGGGCGAGCGTTTGAAATGATTTTTCCTTTAGCTGCTTTTGCACGGCGGCCGCGATATGTCCGCTCACGAATTTTTGCCTTTTCATAAGCCGAAATTGCGCCTTTCATACTGAAAAACAAACGGCCTTCGGGAGAACAATCGTAGTCTCCAGTAACAAATGTCAGGCGCGTGCCTGATTTTTCTATTTCGTCAGCCAGAATTAGTTGGTTTGTTAGGTTACGTGATAGTCTATCCGGGTCATAAATTGCTATATAAGTTATGTTGTAAAGCTGAATGTCGGATCTAAGCTTTTCGAGCGCGGGGCGTTCAAGATACTCGCCGCTATAACCGTCATCAATATATTCTTCAATATCATGTAAGCCCATTTTAAGCAAATGAAGACGACAGGCTTGGCGTTGATCTTCAAGAGAGTAACCTTTGCGGGCCTGCTCATCAGTGCTTACCCGGCAATATATAGCATTCATCGATACCCTCCTTCTACGAAGCCAAACAACATTATTCAGCTTATTGTTATTTATTGTTAGCCTGTAACATTACTTCTTTCGATAAAATACGTTCAAAATTAATCTTAAGAAGTCCAAGAAGCAAGATGCCACGCCCATTTGGTCCTCACAATGACAGGATTAAATGTCATAATGATAGACGATTGAGCGTGGCGTTCTTAGCGGCTCCCCGAGTATTGTGCATAGGTTAACTTATCTCTTAGTTTCCGGTTGAAATTTGCTGACAGAAAACATTACTTTGTTATCTACTGTACGGGTATAAAAATACCGTTTTCCATAACGGATAGTCTCGCCGCTTGAAGATGGTTGGATGGGGGCGGCGTCCTTAATTATTTGGTAACAGTCTAAAATTGCCAAATCGGGATTAAAAGCGGCTATTAGGATAGCGATTGCCATTGTTGTATCAGGGTCGGCATCTAAGGAGTGATCGCTCAACCCAATGATTGTAACTCTGCTTATCATTCCTTCTTCATCCAATATACCGAGTAAGTGGATGTTTTTTTCAGCTTTATACTAAATGTTTTTTGATAAAGACCTGTCTGAATGTTTAAGGACTCAATCTTAATGCTACTGTCAAACTCAGTTGAAGCTGCGTTGAAATTATCCTTAAACTCGGAGGGGGTTAATATTTCTTTATGTGAGGTGTTTTTTGATGTACCGAATTCAATCTGCTGAGGTACTTCTTTAATATCCTCTAAATAGGTTTGAAGGAACAGTATTCCGATAGACGCAAGCGATATTGTCCATAACATTATTACAATTGTTTTATTTGGAGTATATTTTTTCATTTGTTATTACCTATAAACAATTTTTGTCGAATGCTAATTATAGCTTATTATCATTATAACGATTTTATTAGTCAAGTCTGGCTGCTTTCTGAATTATCGCCTGATTTATCGCTAGTAATTAGTTGACTGAGTTTTGCCTGGTTGTCGTTAATAATGAAAACATCTGCAATTTTCTGTTTTATCTCTTCGGGAATTGACTCAGGAGAGTATCTAAAGCCATCATTTTTAACAAACCCTATAAAGATCCCTTTACCCATGAATACACCTCCAATTAATTTATATGCAGAAAAGCAAGGTTAATTAATAGAGAAAACCAGTTGGGAATTCATGGAAACGAAATACTTGCTAAATTTATTGAGCTTCCTTATAACTTCCAAGACTCGGTTTTTATTTTTGTGTCATGAGTTCATGAACGCTTGTCATATAGTGTAGCGAGGGGGTGATGTCATGAATGATATTACTTTTTGCGTATCAGACTTGAAACTAAAAGAGGT
This genomic stretch from Veillonellaceae bacterium harbors:
- the sigG gene encoding RNA polymerase sporulation sigma factor SigG; this translates as MIINKVEICGVNTAKLPVLSANKMRELFEVMQNGDATVREQLIYGNLRLVLSVIQRFNNRGEYVDDLFQVGCIGLMKAIDNFDLSQNVKFSTYAVPMIIGEIRRYLRDNNPIRVSRSMRDVAYKALQVRDSLVSRYSREPSINEIAEELKIPREEIIFALDAIQEPISLFEPIYHDGGDPIFVMDQISDDKNLDFNWLEGVAIKEALRRLSEREKHILTLRFFEGKTQMEVAEEIGISQAQVSRLEKAALGHMRKYI
- the spoIIR gene encoding stage II sporulation protein R, whose protein sequence is MRRKIFKGLAISIVVFFIVSGWMLLAYNLDTELPIAHSQHNMIRLHVIANSDSAEDQLVKLKVRDAVVSYLAPYLKDVSDAYLARQIISDRHDELIDVARRVLAANGVNYPVKIEVGIFDFPVKSYGELTLPAGKYEAARVLLGKAEGENWWCILFPPLCFIDMTNAAAIPKGASKDQEKSPASIEFRWKIAEMWSAKS
- a CDS encoding recombinase family protein; translation: MNAIYCRVSTDEQARKGYSLEDQRQACRLHLLKMGLHDIEEYIDDGYSGEYLERPALEKLRSDIQLYNITYIAIYDPDRLSRNLTNQLILADEIEKSGTRLTFVTGDYDCSPEGRLFFSMKGAISAYEKAKIRERTYRGRRAKAAKGKIISNARPFGYDWDKKSSMYIINEREAQVIKAIYRMCLNNGWSARTIALELARKGILGRNKRPLSVSTISRILSKEMYFGNHYLFKQSVRKTGQNTREIVNNPRDLWIPINIPPIVSKDLWDKVQQQLQMNKRLAKRNTKHDYLLKGLLICGVCGRKMTASSRKGPRKNVPDKAYYYYSCISKESKSYKHNHIKCSGRRIPANDLDALVWNSLESIIAKDQKFLGYINNRDDDEIEIKALKNSYQKLQNQQTDITNWYRLGLLNSQAAKTELETISKDKDEIAAKINNLLEQQKITNQPVFTPTDYFKFASIEHKRLILQRIPYKIMAARLEDDFEFWLQEY